The Zalophus californianus isolate mZalCal1 chromosome X, mZalCal1.pri.v2, whole genome shotgun sequence genome window below encodes:
- the RTL5 gene encoding retrotransposon Gag-like protein 5, translating into MSEAAGNLNSLRMANVALREELNALRGENANLGLQLGRALAEVNSLRGNVSSYIRWPVPVVPVLAEENFEFPLSEIDAVPEGELPFLCWPPPRAEPEYASDELLISVIQDCGTSDAPVDPPPLAIPPPPALPPPPAKELPAQPPLPPLERPELEPFSGDPVYLAEFLMKLETFIADHEDHFPGGAERVAFLISFFAGQAKNWAISVTREGSPLRANFPRFLDEIRKEFCGPIPPSVAKKAIRKLKQGHCTLGSYADAFQFLAQFLSWDDCRLQNQFLKGLSEFFRKELLWSTEMADLDELILECVEIERKVRVPKPIPLPGVRNIFFPFAADPNEDSDEEDFHSDEDEETRRRRLYDREQRRRVRAIQEEAREEEEKRKKQEEMRKKQLEEMKKKLEEKEEEDEDEDEEVDVDEEVDVETVKDEENKGEFVCPVPQPDPDADQEGDQEPEPESEDETQDDDLDEMMEMEPTVAHASSQTTGYYHENFLDASPPIVQPSRRRNQNRVPLLEGLPGTNSPFYSSPPLIRRAGRLGQRQIRRRPPVLFRLTPRQGGHRAARGRIRV; encoded by the coding sequence ATGTCCGAGGCCGCCGGAAATCTAAACAGCCTGCGCATGGCGAACGTGGCCCTGCGAGAAGAATTAAATGCCCTTCGCGGGGAGAATGCCAATCTGGGCCTTCAGCTCGGAAGAGCCCTAGCCGAGGTTAACTCCTTGCGGGGCAATGTGTCGAGCTACATCCGCTGGCCGGTGCCGGTGGTGCCCGTCCTTGCCGAGGAGAACTTTGAGTTCCCGCTCAGCGAGATCGACGCAGTTCCCGAGGGGGAGCTGCCTTTCTTGTGCTGGCCTCCCCCTCGCGCGGAGCCCGAGTACGCCTCGGACGAACTGTTGATTAGCGTGATCCAGGACTGCGGTACCTCCGACGCGCCCGTCGACCCCCCCCCGCTGGCCATCCCGCCCCCGCCGgcgctgcccccgcccccagccaagGAGCTGCCCGCGCAGCCTCCTCTGCCGCCGCTGGAGCGGCCCGAGTTAGAGCCCTTCTCGGGCGACCCGGTCTACCTGGCCGAATTCCTGATGAAGCTAGAGACTTTCATAGCTGACCACGAGGATCATTTCCCCGGGGGCGCCGAGCGGGTGGCCTTTCTGATCTCCTTTTTCGCGGGCCAAGCCAAGAACTGGGCCATCTCAGTCACCCGGGAAGGAAGCCCCCTGCGTGCCAACTTCCCACGCTTCCTGGATGAGATCCGCAAGGAATTCTGCGGCCCCATCCCCCCAAGCGTGGCTAAAAAGGCCATCCGCAAGCTCAAGCAGGGCCACTGTACCCTAGGCAGCTATGCAGATGCTTTTCAGTTCCTGGCCCAGTTCTTGTCTTGGGATGACTGCCGCCTTCAAAACCAATTCCTTAAAGGCCTGTCAGAATTCTTCCGCAAGGAGCTCTTATGGTCCACCGAAATGGCCGACCTGGATGAGCTGATTCTCGAGTGTGTGGAGATAGAGAGAAAGGTGCGCGTCCCCAAGCCGATCCCGCTCCCGGGGGTCCGCAACATCTTCTTCCCTTTTGCCGCGGACCCTAACGAAGACAGCGATGAAGAAGATTTCCACAGTGACGAAGATGAAGAGACACGCAGGCGCAGGCTTTACGACAGGGAGCAGCGGAGGCGCGTGAGAGCTATTCAGGAGGAggcgagggaggaggaggagaagaggaagaagcaggaagagatgaggaagaagcagctggaggagatgaagaagaaactggaagagaaggaggaggaggacgaggaCGAGGACGAGGAGGTGGACGTGGACGAGGAGGTGGACGTGGAGACAGTCAAGGATGAAGAGAACAAGGGTGAATTCGTGTGCCCCGTCCCGCAGCCAGATCCCGACGCCGACCAGGAGGGGGACCAGGAGCCAGAACCAGAGTCAGAGGACGAGACCCAAGACGATGACCTGGACGAGATGATGGAGATGGAGCCGACTGTTGCCCACGCTTCATCCCAGACCACTGGCTACTACCACGAGAATTTCCTAGATGCTTCACCGCCCATAGTACAGCCCAGCAGGAGGAGGAACCAGAATCGTGTCCCGCTCCTGGAGGGCCTTCCGGGCACTAATTCGCCGTTCTACAGTTCGCCCCCACTGATTCGCCGTGCAGGTCGCCTGGGGCAACGCCAGATTCGAAGGCGTCCCCCCGTGCTGTTCCGCCTCACTCCGAGACAGGGGGGCCACCGGGCCGCCCGCGGCCGAATTCGCGTGTGA